The region GGCAAGGGATTGGTATCCGTGGTCATGGAGGCTGCCGGGTATGAAGTCATAGACTTAGGCGTGGACGTACCTCCTGACCAGTTCGCCGAGGCCATTGAAGAACATGAGCCTGACGTGCTTGGGATGTCTTCCCTTCTTACGTTAACCATGGGTGTCATGGAGGAATGCATAGACTTGCTGGAGAGGAGCAACCTCCGGGACAGGTGCAAGATAATAGTGGGTGGCGCTCCGATCAGCCTTGAGTTCGCAGAGGATATCGGGGCTGACGGCTATGCGGCGGATGCGGCGGAGTGCCTGGAGATCCTGGAAGCGGTCTTGGACGAAAAACCCTATTGGCCCAAGACATCCCAGGGTCACAGATCAGGAGCGTAGTCGCCAGCGGGCAAGATATGGAGGACGATCTGCCTCCCCCCAG is a window of Bacillota bacterium DNA encoding:
- a CDS encoding corrinoid protein, yielding MLCSIAEKVALGKAQEVRSLILEALRKGFKPTDVLEKGLIAGMKRISDKYRNLEICVPDVLLASRTMQGGLRLLKPLLSDKGRQPKGRIVIGTVAGDIHDIGKGLVSVVMEAAGYEVIDLGVDVPPDQFAEAIEEHEPDVLGMSSLLTLTMGVMEECIDLLERSNLRDRCKIIVGGAPISLEFAEDIGADGYAADAAECLEILEAVLDEKPYWPKTSQGHRSGA